From the genome of Sulfurovum sp. NBC37-1, one region includes:
- the acnB gene encoding bifunctional aconitate hydratase 2/2-methylisocitrate dehydratase, whose protein sequence is MALVEEYKAHTAERAKLGVPPLALTAEATAELVELLKAEPIVEKEYLLDLLKNKVPAGVDDAAYVKAAFLNAIVQGDAKSSAITKFEAVEILGAMLGGYNIGPLIDALRNQDVAIAQEAADQLKNTILVYGDFETVKTLMDEGNEFAKQVIESWANAEWFTNKPELEKEITLTVYKIPGETNTDDLSPASEAFTRADIPLHANSFLQSRMENPLETMAELKKKGHPLAYVGDVVGTGSSRKSGINSVQWHMGHDIPGIPNKRTGGVVIGDIIAPIFFNTAEDSGCLPIQAPVAELETGDVITVKPFEGVIEKDGKVVSEFTLEPNTLPDEMRAGGRIPLIIGKGLTAKAREALGMSPSDMFMTPDMPEDNGKGFTLAQKMVGKACGMEGVKPGTYCEPVCTTVGSQDTTGPMTRDEIKELAALSFGADFVLQSFCHTAAYPKPADINLQHTLPKFWTERKGFILRPGDGVIHSWLNRMCLPDTVGTGGDSHTRFPIGISFPAGSGLVAFAAVTGMMPLTMPESVLVRFKGEMQPGITLRDLVNAIPYQAIQDGLLTVEKKGKKNIFAGRVLEIEGLEDLKCEQAFELSDASAERSAAACTVKLDKEPIIEYLKSNIVLIEELIDQGYEDKQTLQRRADKMKEWIANPELLEADSDADYAAVIEIDMNEIKEPILACPNDPDDVKTLTEIHEQGLRTEIDEVFVGSCMTNIGLFRALGEVLKGEGQVPTKLWICPPTKMDEHTLIEEGYYSIFGTAGARTEIPGCSLCMGNQAQVAKGAYVFSTSTRNFDNRLGKDSQVYLGSAELAAVVALKGKLPTAEEYMELVTKKIKPEMTDDVYRYLNFNKVAKEDLEAMVE, encoded by the coding sequence ATGGCCTTAGTAGAAGAATATAAAGCACACACAGCAGAGCGTGCGAAACTTGGCGTACCGCCGTTGGCATTGACGGCTGAGGCGACAGCGGAACTTGTGGAACTGCTTAAAGCAGAACCTATTGTAGAGAAAGAATATCTACTGGATCTATTGAAGAACAAAGTACCTGCAGGTGTGGATGATGCAGCTTACGTAAAAGCAGCTTTTCTGAACGCGATCGTTCAGGGCGACGCGAAAAGCAGTGCTATCACCAAATTCGAAGCGGTTGAGATCCTTGGTGCTATGCTTGGCGGTTACAACATAGGGCCACTGATCGATGCGTTGAGAAACCAGGATGTTGCCATCGCTCAGGAAGCGGCAGACCAGCTGAAAAATACTATTTTGGTTTATGGTGACTTCGAGACAGTTAAAACACTGATGGATGAAGGTAACGAGTTCGCAAAACAGGTGATCGAATCATGGGCAAATGCAGAGTGGTTCACGAACAAACCTGAATTGGAAAAAGAGATCACGCTTACCGTTTACAAGATTCCCGGCGAGACCAACACAGATGATCTTTCTCCTGCATCTGAAGCTTTTACAAGAGCGGACATTCCTCTTCATGCGAATTCTTTCCTTCAGTCAAGAATGGAAAACCCTTTGGAAACAATGGCAGAATTGAAGAAAAAAGGTCATCCTCTCGCTTATGTCGGTGATGTTGTCGGTACCGGTTCTTCAAGAAAATCAGGGATCAACTCGGTCCAGTGGCACATGGGACACGACATTCCGGGTATCCCCAACAAAAGAACAGGTGGTGTGGTCATTGGTGATATCATCGCACCTATTTTCTTCAACACAGCGGAGGATTCAGGATGTCTTCCTATCCAGGCTCCGGTAGCGGAACTTGAGACCGGTGATGTGATCACGGTGAAGCCTTTTGAAGGTGTAATCGAGAAAGACGGAAAAGTGGTTTCCGAGTTCACGCTTGAGCCAAATACACTTCCTGACGAGATGAGAGCAGGCGGGCGTATCCCTTTGATCATCGGTAAAGGTTTGACTGCCAAAGCAAGAGAAGCGCTTGGCATGAGTCCAAGCGACATGTTCATGACACCGGATATGCCTGAAGATAACGGCAAAGGATTTACGCTTGCACAGAAGATGGTGGGTAAAGCATGTGGTATGGAAGGTGTGAAACCAGGTACTTACTGCGAGCCGGTATGTACTACGGTCGGATCACAGGATACGACGGGCCCTATGACAAGAGACGAGATCAAAGAGCTTGCAGCGCTCAGCTTTGGTGCAGACTTTGTACTTCAGTCATTCTGCCACACAGCAGCGTACCCGAAGCCTGCCGATATCAACCTTCAGCATACACTGCCAAAGTTCTGGACAGAGAGAAAAGGTTTCATTCTCAGACCGGGTGACGGTGTTATCCACAGCTGGTTGAACAGAATGTGTCTTCCGGACACGGTCGGTACAGGAGGGGACAGCCATACAAGATTCCCTATCGGTATCTCCTTCCCCGCAGGTTCAGGTCTTGTTGCTTTCGCAGCGGTAACCGGTATGATGCCTCTTACTATGCCTGAGTCTGTACTTGTAAGATTCAAAGGTGAAATGCAGCCGGGTATCACTCTGCGTGATCTGGTCAATGCCATCCCTTACCAGGCGATCCAAGACGGTCTGTTGACTGTTGAGAAGAAAGGCAAGAAAAATATCTTTGCAGGCCGTGTTCTCGAGATCGAAGGTCTTGAAGATCTTAAATGTGAGCAGGCATTCGAGCTTTCAGATGCATCGGCAGAGCGTTCGGCAGCAGCATGTACGGTCAAATTGGACAAAGAACCTATCATCGAATACCTCAAGTCCAACATCGTACTTATCGAAGAGTTGATCGACCAGGGCTATGAAGACAAACAAACACTTCAGAGACGTGCGGACAAGATGAAAGAGTGGATCGCAAATCCCGAACTGCTTGAGGCAGACAGTGATGCGGATTATGCTGCGGTCATCGAGATAGACATGAACGAGATCAAAGAGCCGATTCTTGCCTGTCCAAACGATCCGGATGATGTCAAGACACTGACAGAGATACATGAGCAGGGACTCAGAACGGAGATCGATGAAGTATTCGTCGGTTCCTGTATGACCAATATCGGTCTTTTCAGAGCACTGGGTGAAGTCCTTAAAGGTGAGGGGCAGGTACCCACGAAACTGTGGATATGTCCTCCGACAAAAATGGATGAGCATACACTGATCGAAGAGGGGTATTACTCTATCTTCGGTACTGCGGGTGCACGAACGGAGATCCCGGGATGTTCACTCTGTATGGGTAACCAGGCACAGGTGGCTAAAGGTGCCTATGTATTCTCTACCTCTACAAGAAACTTCGACAACAGACTGGGTAAAGACTCCCAGGTCTATCTTGGTTCTGCAGAGCTTGCAGCAGTTGTAGCGCTCAAAGGCAAGTTGCCGACAGCCGAAGAGTATATGGAGCTGGTCACCAAGAAGATCAAACCTGAAATGACGGATGATGTCTACAGATACCTGAACTTCAACAAGGTTGCCAAAGAAGACCTTGAAGCGATGGTTGAATAG